A genomic window from Agrobacterium larrymoorei includes:
- a CDS encoding LysE family translocator — MPIENWLAFVAASAIMLAIPGPTILLVISYALGHGRKASSATVAGVALGDFTAMTASMLGLGALLATSAALFTVLKWVGAAYLIYLGIKLWRAPVSTSAQGEGEVTGRERPLKIFLHTYIVTALNPKSIIFFVAFLPQFLVPTLPFWPQVLIFEVTFLVLATCNAALYGLLASAARNTIRKPSVQRVVNRTGGGLLIGAGLLAAGWKKAAA; from the coding sequence ATGCCGATTGAAAACTGGCTGGCCTTCGTTGCCGCATCCGCCATTATGCTCGCCATTCCCGGACCAACGATCTTGCTGGTCATTTCCTACGCGCTTGGTCACGGTCGCAAGGCAAGCAGCGCCACTGTTGCCGGCGTGGCCCTCGGCGACTTCACCGCCATGACGGCGTCCATGCTGGGTCTCGGTGCACTGCTCGCGACCTCCGCCGCTCTCTTCACTGTCTTGAAATGGGTGGGTGCTGCCTATTTGATCTATCTCGGCATCAAGCTTTGGCGTGCCCCAGTCAGCACGTCGGCGCAAGGTGAGGGCGAGGTGACGGGCCGCGAGCGTCCGCTCAAGATCTTCCTCCATACCTACATCGTCACGGCGCTGAACCCGAAGAGCATCATCTTCTTCGTCGCCTTCCTGCCGCAGTTCCTGGTGCCGACCCTGCCGTTTTGGCCGCAGGTGCTTATTTTCGAAGTTACTTTTCTTGTGCTTGCGACTTGCAACGCCGCTCTTTATGGGTTGCTGGCAAGTGCAGCCCGCAACACCATCCGCAAGCCCTCCGTCCAGCGCGTCGTCAACCGCACCGGTGGCGGACTTTTGATCGGTGCCGGGCTGCTCGCGGCAGGCTGGAAGAAGGCGGCCGCTTAA
- a CDS encoding EamA family transporter, producing MSVPHILLALVTVFLWGFNFVVIKVGVMDMPPLFLTALRYLFAAVPLIFFLPRPKVPWKHMVVYGMVMGCAQFGLLYTAIKWGLPAGLASLVMQSQAFFTMALAVTLLGEIPLKSHIAGAAVAFSGLAVIGLERLELTALVPLLMCVGAAFSWAIGNIVNRKVGRVNAISFVAWTSLAPVLPLIALSLLLEGPQAIGEGLANANMMTVAVIAYMAYGATIIGAGIWSFLLLRYPAGTVAPFSLLVPIVGFLGAYFAFAEHITTLEIVGSALVVAGLALNVFGRRLSLRRAASGNA from the coding sequence ATGTCAGTGCCGCACATTCTTCTTGCCCTTGTCACCGTTTTTCTCTGGGGCTTCAACTTCGTCGTGATCAAAGTCGGCGTCATGGATATGCCGCCTCTTTTCCTCACAGCCTTGCGCTACCTCTTCGCAGCCGTGCCGCTGATCTTCTTCCTGCCGCGCCCCAAAGTTCCCTGGAAGCATATGGTCGTCTACGGCATGGTGATGGGCTGCGCGCAATTCGGACTCCTCTACACAGCCATCAAATGGGGTCTGCCTGCGGGACTTGCCTCGCTCGTCATGCAGTCGCAGGCGTTTTTCACCATGGCGCTGGCCGTGACGCTGCTGGGTGAAATTCCGCTGAAGTCTCACATTGCCGGGGCAGCCGTTGCTTTTTCCGGCCTTGCGGTGATTGGCCTGGAACGTCTGGAACTGACAGCGCTCGTGCCTCTCCTCATGTGCGTTGGTGCTGCTTTCAGCTGGGCCATCGGCAATATCGTCAATCGCAAGGTCGGACGGGTCAACGCGATCTCCTTTGTCGCCTGGACCAGTCTCGCACCGGTTCTGCCGCTGATCGCGCTTTCGCTGCTGCTCGAAGGCCCGCAGGCGATTGGCGAAGGGTTGGCAAATGCCAACATGATGACGGTGGCGGTCATCGCCTATATGGCCTATGGCGCGACGATCATCGGGGCAGGGATCTGGAGCTTTCTTCTGTTGCGTTATCCGGCGGGAACGGTGGCGCCCTTCTCGCTGCTGGTGCCGATCGTCGGCTTCCTCGGTGCCTATTTTGCTTTTGCCGAACATATCACCACGCTCGAAATCGTTGGTAGCGCGCTCGTCGTTGCCGGTCTTGCATTGAACGTGTTTGGCCGCCGCCTGTCCTTGCGCCGTGCGGCGTCTGGCAACGCGTGA
- a CDS encoding ATP-binding protein, translated as MQVGIDMGTLSGGQSAKLDIEELLATRLLVQGNSGSGKSHLLRRLLEQSALWVQQVIIDPEGDFVTLADKFGHVVVDGERTEAELAGIANRIRQHRVSCVLTLEGLDIEQQMRAAAAFLNGMFDADREYWYPVLVVVDEAQMFAPSVGGEVTEDARKASLGAMTNLMCRGRKRGLAGVIATQRLAKLAKNVAAEASNFLMGRTFLDIDMARAADLLGMDRRQAEMFRDLQRGNFVALGPALSRRPLPIVIGPVETSARSSSPKLMPLPDAPQDVEDLIFTPDPEEFNRPVVRRTPPAPRPTTDILAELSRSTPAAIAPASEQPSRSSQPELTPEEREEKITAVLTEILDDPQSAYRTDAVLYQDFLVRARMRRIPGTPMALSEFRRQIAITRSGVDVEMAASENWQKALELSRSVSDDLQGVFLLLVKAALAEEPCPSDARIARAYGTHSARRARRLLGYFEEKELVVVHADFSGKRIVAFPDLEAKTVPGDADAPDGDMSLAAE; from the coding sequence GTGCAGGTCGGTATCGACATGGGAACGCTTTCGGGCGGGCAGAGTGCCAAGCTCGATATTGAAGAGCTGCTCGCCACGCGCTTGCTGGTGCAGGGCAATTCCGGTTCCGGAAAGTCGCATCTGCTTCGCCGTCTGCTGGAGCAATCGGCCCTCTGGGTACAGCAGGTCATCATCGATCCAGAAGGTGATTTCGTCACGCTGGCCGACAAGTTCGGTCACGTGGTGGTGGATGGTGAGCGCACCGAAGCGGAGCTTGCAGGAATAGCCAACCGCATTCGCCAGCATCGTGTCTCCTGCGTCCTCACGCTCGAAGGGCTCGATATCGAGCAGCAGATGCGTGCCGCAGCCGCCTTCCTCAATGGCATGTTCGATGCCGATCGCGAATACTGGTATCCGGTTCTGGTGGTTGTGGATGAGGCGCAGATGTTCGCGCCCTCCGTCGGCGGCGAAGTCACCGAAGATGCCCGCAAGGCGTCGCTCGGCGCGATGACCAACCTCATGTGCCGCGGGCGTAAACGCGGGCTGGCTGGCGTGATTGCCACACAGCGATTGGCAAAACTTGCCAAGAACGTGGCGGCCGAAGCCTCCAACTTCCTCATGGGCCGCACCTTCCTCGATATCGACATGGCGCGCGCCGCCGATCTTCTCGGCATGGATCGCCGTCAGGCGGAAATGTTCCGCGATCTTCAGCGCGGCAATTTTGTTGCCCTTGGACCGGCGCTGTCGCGCCGTCCGCTGCCGATCGTTATCGGCCCGGTGGAAACCTCGGCGCGCTCCTCGTCGCCGAAGCTCATGCCGCTGCCGGACGCGCCGCAGGATGTGGAGGATTTGATCTTTACGCCAGACCCGGAAGAGTTCAATCGTCCTGTTGTCCGTCGCACGCCGCCAGCACCGCGGCCGACGACTGACATTCTCGCCGAACTTTCGCGCTCGACACCAGCGGCCATCGCACCGGCCTCCGAACAACCTTCGCGTTCGAGCCAGCCGGAATTGACGCCGGAAGAGCGCGAGGAAAAGATCACGGCTGTTCTGACCGAAATCCTCGATGACCCGCAATCGGCCTATCGCACCGACGCCGTCCTCTATCAGGACTTTCTCGTTCGCGCCCGCATGCGCCGTATTCCGGGCACGCCCATGGCGCTATCGGAGTTCCGCCGCCAGATCGCGATTACGCGCTCAGGTGTGGATGTGGAGATGGCGGCAAGCGAGAATTGGCAGAAGGCGCTGGAGCTTTCCCGCAGCGTCTCGGATGACCTGCAGGGCGTCTTCCTGCTTCTGGTCAAGGCGGCTCTTGCGGAAGAGCCATGTCCTTCAGATGCGCGGATTGCGCGTGCCTACGGTACCCATTCGGCGCGCCGCGCAAGACGACTGCTCGGCTACTTCGAGGAAAAGGAACTGGTCGTGGTGCACGCGGACTTTTCCGGCAAGCGCATCGTCGCCTTCCCCGACCTTGAAGCCAAGACCGTGCCTGGCGACGCGGATGCTCCCGACGGAGATATGAGTCTGGCTGCTGAATAA